One Setaria italica strain Yugu1 chromosome I, Setaria_italica_v2.0, whole genome shotgun sequence DNA window includes the following coding sequences:
- the LOC101782732 gene encoding uncharacterized protein LOC101782732, translating to MSVKQPPSSSTAAAFYATLARGLDDLDRSLASSAFLSLPSLRAALALLRAAHAGLARLVASLHLPGGAAWLDEYMDEASRLCDACRALRLGAAAVEGYAGGAAQLASLLMQAPSSPHLSRQVARAISVCRREAMALKEENRAVVEARAEALALRLSEGVPADAKLGGFNGFRGVLCATRMLASFLLTLLSWGVLHYWPDPGAGAAAVSGDCAAYFGPAFASALSRAQQRAAAEAGRSAAAAGGGGAGVMMHEFRRARAAVEEAKEAVERGGDVAAAAAEVGLRAGALRGACEDVLALIDDLFDEVVEARKKLLDLCSGGN from the exons ATGAGCGTCAAGCAGCCGCCGTCCtcgtcgacggcggccgccTTCTACGCGACGCTGGCGCGGGGGCTGGACGACCTGGACCGCTCGCTGGCGTCGTCGGCGTTCCTGTCGCTGCCGTCGCTCCGGGCCGCGCTGGCGCTGCTCCGCGCCGCGCACGCCGGGCTGGCCCGACTCGTCGCGTCGCTCCACCTcccgggcggcgcggcctggcTGGACGAGTACATGGACGAGGCGTCCCGGCTCTGCGACGCCTGCCGCGcgctccgcctcggcgccgccgccgtcgaggggtacgccggcggcgccgcccagcTCGCCTCGCTACTCATGCAGGCGCCCTCCAGCCCCCACCTCTCGCGCCAG GTGGCGCGGGCGATCAGCGTGTGCAGGAGGGAAGCCATGGCGCTCAAGGAGGAGAACCgtgcggtggtggaggcgcgcgcggaggcgctcgCGCTCCGCCTCAGCGAGGGCGTCCCCGCCGACGCCAAGCTCGGCGGCTTCAACGGCTTCCGCGGCGTGCTCTGCGCCACCAGGATGctcgcctccttcctcctcaCGCTCCTCTCCTGGGGCGTGCTCCACTACTGGCCCGACcccggcgctggcgccgccgccgtctccgggGACTGCGCCGCCTACTTCGGCCCGGCGTTCGCGTCGGCGCTTTCCCGCGCGCAGcagcgcgccgcggcggaggccggccggtccgcggccgcggcgggcggcggcggtgccggggtGATGATGCACGAGttccggcgcgcgcgcgcggccgtggAGGAGGCGAAGGAAGCcgtggagcgcggcggcgacgtggcggcggccgcggcggaggtgggccTGCGCGCGGGCGCGCTCCGGGGCGCGTGCGAGGACGTGCTGGCGCTGATCGACGACCTGTTCGACGAGGTGGTGGAGGCGAGGAAGAAGCTGCTGGACCTCTGCAGCGGCGGCAACTGA
- the LOC101782048 gene encoding uncharacterized protein LOC101782048, which produces MAGGGLAAASELAVVFLFRPLLAVAFVLTLILFSWYVAWRTVLVHVPLVQEIAGLRPKKAAKPKPANRGRFARFYQSQAEAAQRNSKSEGTS; this is translated from the exons atggcgggcggcggcctcgcggcggcgtcggagctcgccgtcgtcttcctcttccggcccctcctcgccgtcgccttcGTCCTCACCCTCATCCTCTTCA GCTGGTACGTGGCGTGGAGGACGGTGCTGGTTCACGTGCCGCTGGTGCAGGAGATCGCCGGCCTGCGCCCGAAGAAGGCCGCTAAACCCAAGCCGGCTAATCGCGGCCGCTTCGCCAGGTTCTACCAGTCCCAGGCTGAGGCCGCCCAAAG GAACAGCAAATCAGAAGGGACATCTTAA